The genomic segment CTTTTGCATAACCATATATTTCACCTAGGAAATATATTTTTAACTAAAAAATATTCCACAGGTAACAATTTTGTCAAAATATCATTGAAATTGCATTAAATACGCATTGGATTTCAGGGAGAGCGAAGAAATTATTAACAATAGGTAACAATCAAGTATGCTTAGCACTATACGAATATTTTCATATTATTTAAATATTGTTTTTATATAGGAAAAATTAACATTTAATTACGAAATTTTATATTTGGATTGATATTTGTAAAAATGAAAATCAATAAATTTAATTTACAAAAATGCACAATTTTATTTCATTGGAAATAATAGAATAAATAACTGCATCGGACTTTTTAACAATGCTTATAGTCATGCCACTCGGGGATAATTAATTGAATACGTTAGCAAGCGGATTTGTTTCCAGCGCTTATGTCCGGGTTCTATTTGAATATTTAAAAATCCGAGGAATTGATGCTTCAGCGCTACTTGGCTTGGCTGAACCAGAACCAGTTGACCACATGCTTTCGCGTTACCCCATGCAACGCTGGGTCTCTTTTTTGCAAACTGCAGCAGCTCACCTGGAAGATCCGCTGCTAGGCCTGAAGCTAGGGCAGACAGTCAGGGCGGCCCATTTTGGCGTGCTTGGCTATATCTTTGCTTCCTGCTTAAACCGAGGGTTGGCATTGTTGCGCCTACAGACATACGAACGTCTGCTACTTGACGTGGACGGATATCCGATGCAAACCCTGGTCGATGGCTCCCATCTGATACTTAGATGGTCCGGAGAGAGTTCACATGATCACGGCAGGCTCAACCATGAATTTGGGCTTGCTGCGATGTGTAATATTTCTCGTGAAATATCCGATGGGCCTCCGCTTGCAAAAGAAGTCTGCTTTGTCAATTCGGAGCCGCCTGATACTCGCCCCTATACCGATTTTTTCGGGTGTGATGTCTTGTTTAACCAGCCCGCGACGACCTTGCGAATATTGATTGAAGATTTGAATTGCCCCCTGCGTCGGCCTGATCCAAGATTGATCTATATCCTGGAAAAGCAGGCAGAGGGGTTTCTGGCGCAACTACCCAAGGAAAGCGAATTTGTGATGCATGTCCGGCGCTGCATAGCAAATCTGATTCACAGTGGCGAGCCAGGGCTTGAGCAGGTCGCGAGCGTACTTTCCATCACGCCTCGGACTTTACGGCGCCGCCTTCATGAATATGGAACCACCTTTCGTGAACTGCTTGACGATATTCGTAGGCATATGGCGGAACAGTATCTGCGCGACCCAAACCTGCAACTGGCTGACGTAGCGCAATTGCTGGGGTATTCGGAGCAAAGCGCATTCCAGCGAGCATTCCAGCGTTGGACGGGGACCACACCAAAGACATTTCAAGAGAAAACGTGAGATTGACGGCATATCAAATGCACTGTCTCGTCCTGCTTGACCATGGCAGATTCCCTCCCCTCGCTACCCTCTCGAACGATTTCCTTGCTCCAGTACATTTTCCTCAAGAAAACCCACACTATCAGCAGATCTTCGAATTTTTAAAAACATTCCATCACCCGGCCACGGCCTCTTGCCTCGTTGATGGAATCTTTAACCAAACGAGTACAACAAAAACAACAATATTTATCATTAAGTCATTGAAATAACATCCAATACGAATAGGCTTTTAAGAAGATTGAAGAAAAATATTAATAATATATTTCACTTTATTACAATTAATATCGCAGAGATGTTTTCACATTATCTCCACATTGAAAAAATTAAACACTTAATTACTAAATTAGATATTTAAATTGACGCTTACAGCAATAAAAATTAATAACTTCAGTTTGCAAAAATGCACAATTTTATTTCGTTGATAATAATATAATAAATAACTATGTCTGGTTTTCAGCACTGCATTAAGGCAACAGAATCAATTTAGTCTTAACAGCGCCTAGCCATTTCATTCAAGGATAATAATTGACTACCTCTGCAGGCGGATTTATTTCCAGCGCTTATGTCCGGGTGCTATTTGAATACTTAAAAAGTAAAGGGGTCGATGCTTCGGCGCTGCTTGGCGTGGCTGAACCCGAACCCGTCGACCACATGCTTTTGCGTTATCCCATGCCGCTTTGGGGCTCCTTTTTGCAATCCGCCGCAACGCATCTGAAAGATCCTTATCTCGGCTTGAAATCAGGGCAAACAATCAGAACAGATCATTACGGGGTGCTCGGCTATATCATTGCTTCCTGCCCCAACCTTGGATTGGCATTGCTGCGCTTTCAAGAATACGAGCGTCTTCTGTATGAACCGGACGGGTATTCCATGCAAACTCTGATCGATGGTTCCGATCTGATACTTAAATGGTCCGGAAGTAAAACACAAGATCAAGACAGGCTCTCTCATGAATTTGGAATTGCCGCACTGTATAAAATAGCTTGTGAAATAGCCAATGGAACGCCACGCCTGAAAGAAGTTTGCTTTGTCAATTCTGAGCCGCCTGACATTAGCCTCTACACGGATTTCTTCGGATGCAATGTATTGTTTAATCAGCCCGCGACGACCTTGCGTACGCCGATAGAAAATTTGAATTTGCCCCTGCGTCAGCCTGACCCGACATTGATCCATATCCTGGAAAAACAGGCCGAAGGATTTCTGGCGCAATTACCGAAGGAAAGCGAATTTGTGATGTATGTGCGGCGCTGCATAGCAAATCTGATTCACAGCGG from the Collimonas arenae genome contains:
- a CDS encoding AraC family transcriptional regulator, with product MNTLASGFVSSAYVRVLFEYLKIRGIDASALLGLAEPEPVDHMLSRYPMQRWVSFLQTAAAHLEDPLLGLKLGQTVRAAHFGVLGYIFASCLNRGLALLRLQTYERLLLDVDGYPMQTLVDGSHLILRWSGESSHDHGRLNHEFGLAAMCNISREISDGPPLAKEVCFVNSEPPDTRPYTDFFGCDVLFNQPATTLRILIEDLNCPLRRPDPRLIYILEKQAEGFLAQLPKESEFVMHVRRCIANLIHSGEPGLEQVASVLSITPRTLRRRLHEYGTTFRELLDDIRRHMAEQYLRDPNLQLADVAQLLGYSEQSAFQRAFQRWTGTTPKTFQEKT
- a CDS encoding AraC family transcriptional regulator, whose product is MTTSAGGFISSAYVRVLFEYLKSKGVDASALLGVAEPEPVDHMLLRYPMPLWGSFLQSAATHLKDPYLGLKSGQTIRTDHYGVLGYIIASCPNLGLALLRFQEYERLLYEPDGYSMQTLIDGSDLILKWSGSKTQDQDRLSHEFGIAALYKIACEIANGTPRLKEVCFVNSEPPDISLYTDFFGCNVLFNQPATTLRTPIENLNLPLRQPDPTLIHILEKQAEGFLAQLPKESEFVMYVRRCIANLIHSGEPGLEQVANALSIAPRTLRRRLHEYETTFRELLDDIRKHMAEQYLRDPNLQLTDVAQLLGYTEQSAFQRAFLRWTGTTPKTFQRKTPD